In a single window of the Acetivibrio clariflavus DSM 19732 genome:
- a CDS encoding glycosyltransferase family 39 protein, whose amino-acid sequence MSKKLIAAIFALSLVFFQLGAAYAEGANEVLNPGFEESNSDIAFWDKWSYNTSTEVTLITDPEIAHSGNNCVKITNTSANDSRIRQMVSVKENTLYKISGWIKTENVSEQGKGAILSIFGTFISTTELKGTNDWTYVELYGRTGSDQRVIELTAGVGGHSGESTGTAYFDDITVEETLDVPAGAAIISLYNSQQNNQPAETADQSSGKGWLIALIAALAVAIGVITSFVFFKSGKEDKNSKGKKAVNQKNENSKDSLEDVSDAKPFKVDRKDWILMTAITLVYAVIALYKLGSTNVPETFWQPSELGTTINLNFDREYDFSKIAYYYGIGDVSLRIEYLNAEGNYVPIATINQDVYKAFGWGNENVQFRAQNLRLRVQRIGGTLNEIVFFENGSDQPVTNFTVEVEKLGRNDRGTPENLFDEQDIGVYENNFMTSTYFDEIYHPRTAFEHIYRMEPYETTHPPLGKLIIALGMLIFGVNPFGWRVMGTLFGVAMVPAMYLFGKKIFRKRIYGFIPAFLIAFECMHFAQTRIGTIDSYPALFVILAYYFMYDSFINKSYEVGFKKSLVPLLLSGIFWGLGCASKWTAVYAGGGLAVLYFTSKILEYRSYNKQLRRKKMSETARKEKINSWFINHFIKPSLACVIFFVIIPILIYTASYLPIITLPGDGHNLGEVWRYQVNMYNYHSNLTDSHPFESPAYSWPLIQKPLLEYRNTNLPYDRTSLMYVMGNPAVFWFGIVCVFVAVIISIAKKDKRAVPFLVAFAFQYLPWFRVSRCIFIYHFFTSVPFLILCIVYVLNFLREDFPQIVTRDFGSQSAGETAYKISTVFIYSYLAITLALFILLYPAISGMEVPTSYLNYVKWINVR is encoded by the coding sequence ATGTCAAAAAAACTGATTGCAGCCATATTTGCTCTGTCTCTTGTTTTTTTTCAACTGGGGGCTGCTTATGCTGAAGGGGCAAATGAAGTTTTAAATCCCGGATTTGAGGAAAGCAATTCGGATATTGCTTTTTGGGACAAATGGAGTTACAATACTTCAACCGAAGTTACTCTGATTACTGACCCGGAGATTGCCCATTCAGGTAACAATTGCGTCAAAATAACCAACACTTCTGCAAACGATTCCAGAATTCGTCAAATGGTCAGTGTGAAAGAAAATACCTTGTATAAAATATCCGGATGGATTAAGACTGAAAATGTGTCTGAGCAGGGAAAAGGTGCAATTCTTTCAATATTTGGAACGTTTATTTCTACAACAGAATTGAAAGGTACAAATGACTGGACTTATGTGGAATTGTACGGAAGGACAGGCTCGGACCAGCGGGTAATTGAGCTTACCGCCGGCGTGGGAGGTCATAGTGGAGAAAGTACAGGAACTGCATATTTTGACGATATAACAGTGGAAGAAACCCTGGATGTTCCGGCAGGTGCTGCCATAATTAGTTTGTATAATTCTCAGCAAAATAATCAACCTGCCGAAACAGCAGACCAGTCAAGCGGCAAAGGTTGGTTAATAGCTTTAATAGCAGCATTGGCAGTGGCTATAGGGGTAATTACATCTTTTGTATTTTTTAAGTCCGGAAAAGAGGATAAAAACAGCAAAGGCAAAAAGGCTGTTAACCAAAAGAATGAAAACTCGAAAGATTCTTTAGAAGATGTTTCGGATGCAAAGCCATTCAAGGTAGACAGAAAAGATTGGATTCTTATGACTGCAATAACTTTGGTTTATGCAGTTATTGCACTGTATAAGTTGGGAAGCACAAATGTTCCGGAAACTTTCTGGCAGCCTTCCGAACTGGGGACTACTATAAATCTGAACTTTGACCGTGAATATGATTTCTCAAAAATTGCTTATTATTACGGTATAGGGGATGTTTCCCTCAGAATTGAATACCTAAATGCTGAAGGTAATTATGTACCTATTGCCACTATAAACCAGGATGTATATAAGGCGTTTGGGTGGGGAAATGAAAATGTCCAGTTCAGAGCTCAGAATTTGAGATTGAGAGTACAGAGAATTGGCGGTACATTAAATGAAATAGTATTTTTTGAAAATGGCAGTGACCAACCTGTAACCAATTTTACTGTTGAAGTGGAAAAATTGGGCAGAAACGACAGAGGGACTCCGGAAAATCTCTTTGATGAGCAGGATATTGGTGTTTATGAGAACAACTTTATGACCTCAACATATTTTGATGAAATATATCATCCAAGAACAGCTTTCGAACACATATACAGGATGGAACCCTATGAGACGACACACCCGCCTTTAGGAAAGCTTATAATTGCTTTGGGAATGCTCATTTTCGGAGTAAATCCTTTTGGATGGCGTGTTATGGGAACTCTCTTTGGAGTGGCTATGGTTCCGGCTATGTATTTGTTCGGAAAGAAGATATTCCGCAAGAGAATATACGGCTTTATTCCTGCCTTCCTTATAGCTTTCGAATGTATGCACTTTGCACAGACAAGAATAGGTACAATCGATTCATATCCGGCTTTGTTTGTAATCCTGGCATATTACTTTATGTATGACAGTTTTATAAACAAGTCCTATGAGGTTGGATTTAAAAAGAGCCTTGTGCCGTTGTTGCTGTCGGGAATATTCTGGGGCCTGGGCTGTGCAAGCAAATGGACTGCGGTATATGCCGGAGGCGGACTAGCTGTTCTTTATTTCACTTCAAAGATACTGGAGTACAGAAGCTACAATAAGCAGCTTAGAAGAAAGAAAATGAGTGAAACGGCAAGAAAGGAAAAAATAAATAGCTGGTTTATAAATCACTTTATAAAGCCTTCTTTGGCTTGTGTAATATTCTTTGTAATAATACCTATACTGATATATACAGCTTCCTATTTGCCTATAATCACACTGCCGGGGGACGGACACAATCTCGGAGAAGTATGGAGATATCAGGTAAATATGTATAATTATCATTCAAACCTTACTGACAGCCATCCTTTTGAATCGCCGGCTTATTCGTGGCCTTTGATTCAAAAGCCGCTGCTTGAATATAGGAATACAAATCTTCCATATGACAGAACATCATTGATGTACGTTATGGGAAATCCGGCAGTATTTTGGTTTGGAATTGTATGTGTCTTTGTTGCAGTAATCATAAGTATTGCCAAGAAGGATAAAAGGGCAGTACCGTTCCTGGTTGCCTTTGCCTTCCAATACCTTCCGTGGTTCAGGGTATCACGTTGTATATTTATATATCACTTCTTTACGTCGGTACCGTTTTTGATACTGTGTATAGTGTATGTGTTGAACTTCTTGAGGGAAGATTTCCCGCAAATTGTAACAAGAGATTTTGGAAGCCAATCGGCTGGGGAAACTGCTTATAAAATTTCAACTGTATTTATATACAGTTATCTTGCAATTACATTAGCGTTGTTCATATTGCTATATCCAGCAATATCGGGTATGGAAGTTCCGACAAGTTATCTTAACTATGTTAAATGGATAAATGTGCGCTAA
- a CDS encoding helix-hairpin-helix domain-containing protein, which translates to MPENIFNKEIKVKMVVFVLLIAVIVVNIGVIGFLISRDGSEIIISKSLDEGILNIEEKSTPQATSTVYMEESKEKIQVYVVGEVNNPGVVTIEKGQIIEDAIKAAGGPTDRADLDNINLAYVLNENVMLKILPKPETVSDGAANGRETADSNSGVTAQNKVTTGVEIRNDSGGAVQNESENKSSSKGKININTATEAELETLPGVGPSTASKIVSFREKNGKFKKIEDIMNVPGIGQSKFANMKDFICVD; encoded by the coding sequence GTGCCTGAGAACATTTTTAACAAAGAAATAAAAGTTAAAATGGTAGTATTTGTTTTATTAATTGCTGTTATAGTTGTAAACATCGGAGTTATTGGATTTTTAATTAGCAGGGATGGGAGTGAAATAATTATAAGTAAGTCCTTGGATGAAGGAATATTGAATATTGAAGAAAAAAGTACACCCCAAGCAACTTCGACAGTATACATGGAAGAAAGTAAAGAAAAAATACAGGTATATGTGGTTGGAGAAGTTAACAACCCCGGTGTTGTTACCATTGAAAAGGGACAGATAATTGAGGATGCCATTAAGGCTGCCGGGGGCCCGACAGATAGAGCCGATCTTGACAATATCAACCTTGCTTATGTACTAAACGAAAATGTTATGCTGAAAATACTGCCAAAGCCTGAGACGGTTTCGGACGGTGCAGCGAATGGAAGAGAAACTGCTGACTCCAATTCCGGTGTTACTGCTCAAAATAAAGTTACAACCGGTGTAGAGATAAGAAATGACAGCGGAGGCGCTGTCCAAAATGAAAGTGAGAATAAGAGTTCTTCAAAGGGCAAAATAAACATCAATACAGCCACAGAGGCCGAACTTGAAACATTGCCCGGTGTTGGACCTTCGACAGCAAGTAAGATAGTTTCTTTCCGGGAGAAGAACGGAAAATTTAAAAAAATAGAGGATATTATGAATGTTCCCGGCATAGGGCAAAGTAAATTTGCAAATATGAAAGATTTTATTTGCGTGGACTGA
- a CDS encoding D-alanyl-D-alanine carboxypeptidase family protein, whose protein sequence is MRKLITGIILTAALIINSTTQIKAQTFNFDAKSYILIDSKTGYVICEHNADQQVYPASTTKIMTAILGIENAKPDDIMTVSQYAIDNIGPGGMNIGLLPGEQLTFKDLLNALLVRSANETAFVIAENIGPTVDAFMKKMNERAKELGALNTNFVNPCGMDTDESAKNHLTTARDLALMAKYAMTLPLFRETVKKTSCTIPPTNKHEEEIILPSTNKLFQARYKSEYYTEVTGIKTGYTNRALFTLVASAANEDGMELISVILGCPTDAIYQYTKELLEYGFKNYSQKNLIAENTYVTSVTVADASFNPNLDLVAAEDFKCILPNDPDAFDSVSKNIKVKENITAPVKKGTVLGSVEFVKDGFVLGEVNLIASRDIEKLIPTPVPSQKIMSTVGNSRTFKTLKVLFFIVVGFLILRFILRKISRRRRMNRLY, encoded by the coding sequence ATGAGAAAGCTTATTACAGGAATAATTTTAACTGCGGCTTTAATTATAAATTCTACTACTCAGATAAAAGCTCAAACATTTAATTTTGATGCAAAATCCTATATTTTAATAGATTCAAAAACAGGTTATGTTATCTGTGAACATAATGCCGATCAACAGGTTTACCCGGCAAGTACAACTAAAATTATGACTGCAATACTGGGAATTGAAAATGCAAAACCTGACGATATAATGACAGTAAGCCAATATGCCATAGACAATATCGGGCCGGGAGGAATGAATATAGGATTGCTTCCGGGAGAACAGCTTACCTTTAAAGATCTTTTAAATGCTCTTTTAGTCAGATCAGCCAACGAAACAGCTTTTGTTATTGCCGAAAATATAGGCCCTACAGTAGATGCTTTCATGAAAAAGATGAATGAACGTGCAAAAGAACTCGGTGCTTTAAACACTAATTTTGTCAATCCGTGCGGAATGGATACCGATGAAAGTGCAAAAAATCACCTTACTACAGCCCGAGACTTGGCATTAATGGCAAAATATGCAATGACACTGCCACTATTTAGAGAAACAGTAAAAAAGACAAGTTGTACCATTCCTCCAACAAACAAGCATGAGGAAGAAATTATATTACCTTCCACCAATAAACTTTTTCAGGCAAGATACAAATCTGAATATTATACTGAAGTTACAGGAATAAAAACAGGCTATACAAATAGGGCACTCTTCACCCTTGTGGCATCGGCTGCAAATGAAGACGGTATGGAATTGATTTCAGTTATATTGGGATGTCCAACCGATGCAATATATCAATACACTAAAGAATTACTCGAATACGGTTTTAAGAACTATTCACAGAAAAATCTTATTGCTGAAAATACATACGTAACAAGCGTGACTGTTGCCGACGCAAGTTTTAATCCCAATCTCGACCTTGTTGCTGCTGAAGATTTTAAGTGCATACTTCCAAACGATCCCGATGCTTTCGACAGTGTATCTAAAAATATAAAAGTCAAAGAAAATATCACTGCTCCGGTTAAAAAGGGTACCGTATTAGGTTCAGTGGAATTTGTGAAAGACGGTTTTGTCCTTGGAGAAGTAAATTTAATTGCATCAAGAGATATTGAAAAATTGATTCCAACACCTGTACCTTCACAAAAAATTATGTCTACTGTCGGTAATTCAAGAACTTTTAAAACTTTAAAGGTTTTGTTTTTTATAGTAGTTGGCTTTTTAATATTGAGATTTATTTTAAGAAAAATTTCAAGAAGAAGGCGTATGAATAGACTATATTAA
- a CDS encoding IS256 family transposase — protein sequence MSTLTKEHIKQLVRENNFQSVSDVNAYLKDIFKDIIQELLEAELEAELGYAKDDVANKNTDNSRNGYTPKKIKSEFGEIDIQVPRDRKGEFQPKIIPKYQRNVSGIEEKVIALYARGMSTRDISQQIEELYGFSLSPEMVSKITDRIAPEIKEWQQRPLEPIYSFVFMDAIHYKVKDNGRIINRAAYVVLGVTIDGYKDILGIWIGDNESSKFWLGVLNDLKNRGVQDVLIFCVDGLTGLKEAINAAYPKSEVQRCIIHQLRNSFKYVPYKDLKAFSNDFKNVYKAINEEVALEKFYELKEKWGKSYPFAIRSWENNWDVLSPFYKFPEEIRKIIYTTNVIEGLHRQYRKVTKSKTMFPSDDSLEKMLYMDMASKNVIKKWTQRYKNWDRVLNQLIIQYPGRLDNYVS from the coding sequence ATGTCAACGTTAACAAAAGAACATATAAAGCAATTAGTTCGGGAAAATAATTTCCAAAGCGTATCAGATGTAAATGCATATCTAAAAGACATTTTTAAAGATATTATTCAAGAACTGCTTGAGGCAGAACTTGAAGCAGAATTGGGTTATGCAAAAGATGATGTGGCAAATAAAAATACCGATAATAGCCGTAATGGTTATACACCAAAAAAAATAAAAAGTGAGTTTGGTGAAATTGATATACAAGTGCCTAGAGATCGTAAAGGAGAATTTCAACCTAAAATTATCCCAAAATATCAGCGTAATGTTTCCGGAATTGAGGAAAAAGTTATAGCTCTATATGCAAGGGGAATGTCTACAAGAGATATTAGTCAACAAATTGAAGAACTTTATGGATTCAGCCTGTCTCCGGAGATGGTTAGCAAGATTACTGACAGAATTGCTCCAGAAATAAAAGAATGGCAGCAAAGACCTCTTGAACCTATATACTCTTTTGTTTTTATGGATGCAATACACTATAAAGTTAAGGACAACGGAAGAATAATAAACAGGGCAGCTTATGTTGTTCTAGGTGTTACTATTGATGGATATAAGGATATTTTAGGGATCTGGATTGGTGACAATGAATCCTCAAAGTTTTGGCTTGGTGTACTGAATGACCTTAAAAATAGAGGAGTACAGGATGTTTTAATTTTTTGTGTTGATGGACTTACCGGACTTAAGGAAGCCATAAATGCTGCATATCCAAAATCTGAAGTGCAGCGTTGCATAATACATCAGCTGAGAAATTCTTTTAAGTATGTGCCATACAAAGACCTAAAAGCCTTTAGTAATGATTTTAAAAATGTCTACAAAGCTATTAATGAAGAGGTTGCCTTAGAGAAGTTTTATGAATTAAAAGAAAAATGGGGAAAAAGCTATCCCTTTGCGATACGGAGCTGGGAAAATAATTGGGATGTACTAAGTCCATTCTATAAATTTCCAGAAGAAATCCGAAAGATTATCTATACAACTAATGTCATTGAAGGATTACACCGGCAGTACCGTAAGGTAACAAAATCAAAAACTATGTTTCCATCAGATGATTCTTTAGAAAAAATGCTATATATGGATATGGCTTCAAAAAATGTGATAAAAAAATGGACCCAACGTTATAAAAATTGGGATAGGGTATTGAATCAACTGATAATTCAATACCCAGGACGCCTTGACAATTATGTTAGTTAA
- a CDS encoding helix-turn-helix domain-containing protein yields MKKNLTQEQLAELCNISPSYVGIIERGDKKLSVETLFKLSNILDVTTDYLLKDSKHETQDKSINEVLASVKNLQYKELELLIFDVIKTIFRHTSKK; encoded by the coding sequence ATTAAAAAAAATTTAACGCAAGAACAACTTGCTGAACTGTGTAATATTTCACCTTCATATGTTGGAATTATTGAACGAGGGGACAAGAAATTGAGTGTTGAAACGCTTTTCAAACTTTCAAATATATTAGATGTTACTACTGATTATCTTTTAAAAGATTCTAAACATGAAACACAAGATAAAAGTATAAATGAAGTCTTAGCTTCTGTGAAAAACTTACAGTACAAAGAACTAGAATTATTAATATTTGATGTTATAAAAACAATCTTTAGACACACATCAAAAAAATAA
- a CDS encoding ABC transporter ATP-binding protein — translation MDINLINICKKYGDFEALKNITFDIKKNSITSIVGLNGSGKTTLVKCLSTLLIFDSGDIVFFGEKFTYKNYKRFRRNISLLLDASHNLYLNLTLLQNIKYFLELHKSSFKSKKSLVDYYLELFSLHEHKDKLVSSLSKGMQQKTALIIALSQDSNLVILDEPNLALDLETLDLLKKILKKESIKKTILLTTQDIKLIEDISDYLVILDNGKLKFSGKMEKFYLLFDKATYTFYLDRELSNKIKSKLSVLGRDVKFINTIIKGNFKKHDFDKILSILKEDQYKVLDIKMHGDFENNILKVLDDGSNKKNVSII, via the coding sequence TTGGATATTAATTTAATAAACATTTGTAAAAAGTATGGTGATTTTGAAGCTTTAAAAAATATTACTTTTGATATAAAGAAAAATTCTATTACTTCTATTGTTGGTCTTAATGGCTCTGGAAAGACTACATTGGTTAAGTGTTTGTCAACATTGCTTATTTTTGACAGTGGCGATATCGTTTTTTTTGGTGAAAAGTTTACGTATAAAAATTATAAAAGATTTAGAAGAAATATCTCACTACTATTAGATGCTTCACATAATCTTTACTTAAACTTAACTTTATTACAAAATATAAAATATTTTTTAGAACTACATAAATCTTCATTTAAATCAAAAAAGTCTCTTGTAGATTATTATTTAGAATTATTTTCATTGCATGAACACAAAGATAAACTTGTTTCATCTTTATCAAAAGGAATGCAACAAAAAACTGCTTTAATTATTGCATTATCACAAGATAGTAATTTAGTTATTTTAGATGAGCCAAATCTAGCACTTGATTTAGAAACATTAGATTTATTAAAAAAGATTTTAAAAAAAGAATCTATTAAAAAAACTATTTTATTAACAACACAGGATATAAAACTTATTGAAGATATTTCAGATTATCTAGTAATTTTAGATAATGGAAAATTAAAATTTAGTGGCAAAATGGAAAAATTTTACTTGTTATTTGATAAAGCTACTTACACTTTTTATTTAGATAGGGAACTTTCAAACAAAATAAAATCAAAATTAAGTGTTTTAGGAAGGGATGTTAAATTTATAAACACAATTATAAAAGGTAATTTCAAAAAACACGATTTTGATAAAATATTAAGTATATTAAAGGAAGATCAATATAAAGTTTTGGACATTAAAATGCATGGAGATTTTGAAAATAATATACTTAAAGTTTTAGATGATGGGAGTAATAAAAAAAATGTTTCAATTATTTAA